In Argopecten irradians isolate NY chromosome 11, Ai_NY, whole genome shotgun sequence, one DNA window encodes the following:
- the LOC138334291 gene encoding rho GTPase-activating protein 19-like — protein MSTPIVRRRQSEADKNVNRLRNCMPEKFSTLVKMHLSFLLDLDGSKLEDMFLESTEKQEVTKRKPSTPFSKKKEKHQPPPNLFGAALTQDNVSQIYQLIDFLGRPENIRTEGLFRKTGNFARQRLLKEWLMSGTDLGLDHGTFSPHDCATVLKNFLGELPEPLLTEKHYQAHLQVTNMAKSPVLEKEKIRARNKQMKTLQLLFLLLPRNNVLLLECLIDLLHRVTKVSENMMTASSLGTVFAPHLLCPRKMSAEELQMISPVITQAASFMIECGTQIFRVPRELAADIANFWREMEDPNKLIFDQAEEQENTHSNLPSAKKKYGSTQAINTVIAFADRKSSSDSDSNQDTQVALAQLYAHVQSMPDSSKKKKLLKQFNRASQMQPTHTQSATKSKHTRSRTFGSQIKKHFPSFNRHKRQGTSETSTLTSELPWSMTSTINIDTMDDSVFGTPGVKTRKSFNNGSPAIVKSPAVHIVDMKKSPELYRKPRKRLSSEGSDGSIPDKRPTPDLLPSTENEIDYIMKKHPERRMCPCTTPDRVVNKPIAMVSPITHSPISQSVKKVPLSMQKTVMTPRSRAPLLLLQSPNLTSRESLL, from the exons ATGTCTACTCCTATCGTACGCCGTCGTCAGTCAGAGGCGGATAAGAATGTCAACCGCCTCCGTAACTGTATGCCGGAGAAGTTCTCTACCCTAGTGAAAATGCATTTGTCATTTCTCCTGGATCTGGATGGCTCAAAACTCGAAGACATGTTCCTAGAATCTACAGAAAAGCAGGAGGTCACAAAACGGAAACCATCCACACCATTCTCAAAGAAAAAAG aaaaGCATCAACCTCCTCCAAATCTGTTTGGAGCAGCATTAACTCAGGACAATGTATCACAGATCTACCAGCTCATCGACTTCTTAGGCAGACCGGAAA ATATCAGAACAGAAGGTCTATTTAGAAAGACGGGAAATTTTGCACGACAGAGACTGCTGAAGGAGTGGTTGATGAGCGGGACAGATCTTGGTTTAGATCACGGAACTTTCTCCCCACATGACTGTGCCACAGTTCTGAAGAACTTCCTTGGTGAGCTGCCTGAGCCTTTACTCACAGAAAAACATTACCAGGCTCATCTACAAGTTACAA ATATGGCCAAATCCCCAGTGCTAGAGAAAGAGAAAATACGTGCCCGAAATAAACAGATGAAGACTCTCCAGTTGTTGTTCCTACTTTTACCACGTAACAATGTGCTGCTTCTCGAGTGTCTCATCGACCTGTTACATCGTGTCACCAAGGTTTCCGAGAACATGATGACAGCCTCCTCTCTTGGTACCGTGTTTGCGCCCCATCTCCTCTGTCCACGAAAG ATGTCAGCCGAGGAGTTACAGATGATTTCCCCCGTCATCACACAGGCAGCATCCTTCATGATTGAGTGTGGAACACAGATATTCAGAGTACCAAGGGAACTGGCCGCTGACATCGCAAACTTCTGGCGTGAGATGGAGGATCCTAATAAACTGATATTTGACCAGGCAGAGGAGCAGGAGAACACACACAGTAACCTTCCTAGTGCTAAAAAGAAGTACGGCAGCACACAGGCTATCAACACCGTCATCGCCTTCGCCGACAGGAAGTCGTCCAGCGACTCCGACAGTAATCAGGACACACAGGTGGCGCTCGCTCAGCTCTACGCACACGTACAGAGCATGCCTGATTCTTCTAAAAAGAAGAAACTTTTAAAGCAG tttAATCGTGCCTCACAGATGCAGCCCACACATACACAGTCTGCCACCAAGTCAAAACACACCAGGAGTCGTACGTTTGGATCTCAGATCAAGAAACACTTCCCAAGTTTTAACAGACATAAACGACAAGGAACAAGTGAAACTTCAACCTTGACCTCTGAACTCCCCTGGTCCATGACCTCAACAATCAATATAGACACAATGGACGATAGTGTGTTTGGTACACCTGGTGTAAAGACAAGGAAATCG tttaacAATGGAAGCCCAGCCATAGTAAAAAGTCCTGCTGTTCATATTGTTGACATGAAGAAATCTCCAGAATTGTATCGTAAACCTAGAAAGAGGCTGAGTAGTGAAGGAAGTGACGGAAGTATTCCTGATAAACGCCCAACACCTGACCTGCTACCGTCCACCGAGAACGAGATTGATTACATCATGAAGAAACACCCTGAGAGAAGGATGTGTCCTTGTACCACACCAGATCGTGTCGTCAATAAACCTATAGCTATGGTCTCCCCAATCACACACTCGCCAATATCACAGTCCGTCAAAAAAGTTCCTCTATCAATGCAG aAAACTGTCATGACTCCCCGATCACGAGCCCCCCTGTTATTGTTACAGTCGCCAAATCTTACTTCACGGGAAAGTCTGTTGTGA
- the LOC138335621 gene encoding uncharacterized protein yields the protein MVKSIVQKGLSDACEQRTTITEEPLLSGCTLAKSRLSRRDLQRHERRQSSEVRNRVKTRRPLPANHQNYVSEGNPCPQSDLTLVPSAVDGPTKCHHGNTIGDRHDDRNSIVPDEGKQVLGHGSAEHFQTQKRKSFGSFEMAYDVKRVHIGVKGVGGFKGTGFHGDFNEGKVHMY from the exons ATGGTGAAATCAATCGTTCAGAAAGGTTTAAGTGACGCTTGTGAACAGAG AACGACGATCACGGAGGAACCATTGTTGTCAGGCTGTACGTTAGCAAAGAGTCGACTGTCAAGGAGAGATCTACAACGTCATGAACGA AGGCAATCTTCAGAAGTCAGGAACAGAGTAAAAACGAGGAGACCGTTACCTGCAAACCACCAAAATTATGTATCGGAGGGAAATCCGTGTCCACAAAGTGACCTCACACT AGTACCGTCTGCAGTAGATGGACCAACAAAatgtcaccatggtaacactaTTGGGGATCGTCATGACGACAGAAACAGCATCGTCCCAGACGAAGGAAAACAAGTCCTGGGGCACGGTAGCGCTGAACACTTCCAGACACAAAAGCGCAAGTCATTTGGTTCCTTTGAAATGGCCTACGACGTCAAGCGAGTTCACATTGGGGTCAAGGGCGTGGGCGGGTTCAAGGGCACAGGTTTCCATGGCGACTTCAATGAAGGAAAAGTTCACATGTATTGA